One Choristoneura fumiferana unplaced genomic scaffold, NRCan_CFum_1 Sck3bRy_364;HRSCAF=799_pilon, whole genome shotgun sequence genomic region harbors:
- the LOC141445130 gene encoding uncharacterized protein, whose product MLTRNVPKCAPRCAVSSLCSPRHGSGGASPSCLYTPATRSSHINKEPKQSNHKGVPCVVCRGEHRIYDCKIFRHLTVDERWAQASKLQLCHVCLRPDHETRQCKLNGCRVCKKRHNTFLHKDTTLASNTSNPQPSSVSIDPDIASTSTAAKVLQNPNVDTPTVSTSALTSSEVLLSTALIEVFNPCNNRKETVKALLDCGSQSSYISEGLKHRLQLPSLPLTATTILGIGNTQLKCVPGRCTAQIQSLSDKFTAKLDFLVLKEITDNLPRQYFDVSQLGIPSSVRLADPTFNIPSHIDVLLGADVFWHIVGGEQKPLANKQTMLIESKLGWVIAGSVMSTSLATNTNFTRSNLCLADLSSQMTKFWEAEELPKVVGPSNNGFLTKHPIEEHFIENTYRLDSGRFVVRLPLIDTPDCLGNSYYMAKKRLLNLENRFQKQPELKERYNEFIDEYKQLGHLSESQLLSSPNYLPHHPVVKEQSESTKLRVVFDASCPTSSGYSVNNIQMVGPCIQDSLFNILLRFRHYKYALSGDIEKQYRQILVNELDRDLQVILWREDEHLPIRALTLNTVTYGFASASFLAARCLWQLGEECNDPNIKAVMQNDFYCDDLLTGSDTESELLHIQTEISKCLNAGCFNLRKYRSNSPKLLNSKNINVNDNLALSQSCQTLGLGWNPGQDTLHFSIDESNDDEGNVTKRSLLSTTFKIFDPLGLLSLCTVKPKLLIQQLWKAGLGWDDPAPPEIRRVWSRFIKNLHHLKTLSIPRNVLSNLPLAIELHCFCDASQSAFATCIYVKSITNLGEQSVNLLCAKDRIGPVNPISIPRMELCGALLAAQAWAAVTAALRKPITRTIFWTDSSVVLAWLKTDPSKLNVFVRNRVATITDLTSTSTWRHVPTAHNPADLASRGVDPQHVAAMSLWWHGPEFLREPETSWPTLDKVSHDDLPELKITSMSASVNSIQCVIYFERYSKLKTLQRVVAFIRRFINNCKRTSTKLSGPLTAQELKDSLHTLIKLSQAQTYKNELDTLQKNKYLNAKVHMSSLTPFIDSQGILRVGGRLDASSYNYDKKHPIILSSKHPLTKLIFEQTHARLLHAPPQLLLTSIREEIWPVGGRALARRTAHNCVICKRAAGQTLKNIMGNLPAQRITADFPFSVSAVDFAGPYLITDRRGRGCKITKCYLCLFVCLKYKCVHLEAVSELSKDAFILSLRRFIARRGKPRELLCDNGRNFVAAAKEIDEFVRLNKDSMKEFAADEGINFKFSPAYAPNFNGLAEAGIKQAKFHLKRILGNTHLTFEELASLFSQIEAILNSRPLCPLSPSPNDFSPLTPGHFLVGRPLTSLPSPPLRDENPNRLNHYRRLEQLRQHFWARWTAEYISELQHRYKWRTRHTDLQLDELVLIKDDGLPPLHWRMGRVSKIYPGPDGIPRVADITTARGTIRRALNRICPLPSSQDS is encoded by the exons ATGCTAACCAGGAACGTGCC GAAGTGCGCGCCGCGCTGTGCCGTTTCATCGCTTTGTTCGCCACGTCACGGGAGCGGCGGGGCATCGCCATCTTGTTTATACACGCCGGCAACGCGTAGCAGCCACATAAATAAGGAGC CTAAACAAAGTAACCACAAGGGTGTGCCGTGCGTCGTGTGCCGTGGTGAGCACCGCATATACGACTGCAAGATCTTCAGGCATCTCACCGTGGACGAGAGATGGGCGCAGGCCTCTAAGCTCCAACTGTGCCATGTCTGCCTACGCCCTGATCACGAGACGCGGCAGTGTAAACTGAATGGCTGCCGTGTGTGTAAGAAACGTCACAACACATTTTTACACAAAGACACAACACTAGCTTCAAACACATCTAACCCTCAGCCTAGCAGTGTTAGCATAGACCCGGACATAGCGTCCACCTCCACTGCTGCTAAGGTTTTACAGAACCCTAATGTGGACACACCCACTGTGTCCACATCTGCGCTGACCAGTAGTGAAGTTCTATTGTCTACAGCATTAATTGAAGTTTTTAATCCTTGTAATAATAGGAAAGAAACTGTAAAGGCCCTTCTGGACTGTGGTAGCCAGTCCTCTTATATAAGTGAAGGTTTGAAACATCGATTACAATTGCCCTCTCTGCCCCTCACTGCCACAACCATTCTAGGTATAGGCAACACTCAATTGAAGTGTGTTCCAGGGCGCTGTACTGCCCAGATTCAATCATTATCTGACAAATTTACTGCGAAGCTGGACTTCTTGGTCCTCAAAGAAATAACTGATAACTTACCAAGGCAATATTTTGATGTGAGTCAGTTAGGAATACCTTCCTCAGTGAGGCTAGCCGACCCCACATTTAATATTCCCTCTCATATAGATGTCCTTCTAGGAGCTGATGTTTTTTGGCATATAGTGGGAGGTGAACAAAAACCCTtggcaaacaaacaaacaatgctGATTGAATCAAAATTGGGTTGGGTCATTGCAGGCTCTGTCATGAGTACGAGCCTTGCCACAAATACAAATTTCACTCGAAGCAATCTTTGCCTTGCTGACCTCTCGTCTCAAATGACCAAGTTTTGGGAGGCTGAAGAACTGCCCAAGGTAGTTGGGCCAAGTAATAATGGGTTCCTTACTAAGCACCCAATTGAAGAGCATTTTATAGAAAATACTTACCGTTTAGATAGCGGTCGCTTTGTAGTCCGACTGCCCTTAATTGATACCCCAGATTGTTTGGGCAACTCCTACTATATGGCCAAAAAACGTTTGCTCAATTTAGAAAATCGTTTTCAAAAACAGCCCGAACTGAAAGAAAGGTACAATGAATTTATTGATGAATATAAACAGTTAGGACATCTATCCGAGTCTCAGCTGCTGTCTAGCCCTAACTACTTACCGCACCACCCAGTGGTCAAGGAACAGAGTGAGTCCACAAAACTACGCGTCGTCTTCGACGCGTCTTGCCCTACCTCTTCTGGTTACAGCGTTAATAATATACAGATGGTAGGGCCTTGCATACAAGACTCCCTGTTTAACATTTTGCTCAGATTTCGCCATTATAAGTACGCATTGTCAGGTGACATCGAAAAACAATACCGTCAAATTCTAGTTAATGAGCTTGACAGGGATTTACAAGTAATTCTATGGCGCGAAGATGAGCACTTACCAATTCGCGCACTTACCTTGAACACAGTAACTTACGGCTTTGCTAGTGCGAGCTTCTTAGCCGCCAGGTGCTTGTGGCAGTTGGGGGAAGAGTGCAATGACCCCAACATAAAGGCAGTTATGCAAAATGATTTCTACTGCGATGACCTACTTACTGGCAGTGACACAGAGTCTGAGCTATTGCACATACAAACAGAAATTTCAAAATGCTTAAATGCTGGTTGTTTTAACTTACGAAAATACAGATCTAATTCACCTAAActattaaattcaaaaaacattaaCGTTAACGACAATCTGGCACTAAGCCAATCTTGCCAAACGCTTGGTTTAGGTTGGAACCCTGGCCAAGACACGCTTCACTTCTCTATTGATGAATCAAATGATGATGAGGGTAATGTAACCAAGAGATCACTTCTGTCAACAACCTTCAAAATTTTCGATCCTTTAGGGCTACTGagtttatgtacagtcaaaccaAAATTACTAATACAACAATTATGGAAGGCAGGGCTGGGTTGGGATGATCCTGCCCCGCCTGAAATTCGGCGTGTCTGGTCACGGTTCATAAAAAATTTACACCACCTCAAAACGCTTTCAATTCCTAGAAATGTACTGAGTAACTTGCCACTGGCAATAGAACTTCATTGCTTCTGTGACGCGTCACAGTCAGCCTTTGCGACATGCATATATGTCAAGTCCATTACAAACTTAGGTGAACAAAGTGTCAATTTATTGTGTGCAAAGGATAGGATAGGACCCGTGAATCCCATAAGTATTCCACGTATGGAACTGTGTGGAGCCCTTTTAGCGGCCCAAGCATGGGCAGCAGTAACTGCAGCCCTTAGAAAACCTATTACACGCACCATTTTTTGGACTGACTCCAGCGTGGTCCTAGCATGGTTAAAAACCGATCCCTCCAAGTTGAATGTATTTGTACGAAATAGAGTTGCAACTATAACTGATCTTACCTCAACTTCAACTTGGAGGCACGTGCCCACGGCACATAACCCAGCTGACCTGGCCTCTCGCGGCGTTGATCCCCAGCATGTCGCTGCAATGTCGCTGTGGTGGCACGGGCCAGAATTTCTTCGCGAACCCGAGACTAGCTGGCCCACGCTGGACAAAGTATCCCATGACGACTTAccagaattaaaaataacatcaatGAGTGCTAGCGTAAATTCTATTCAATGTGTTATATATTTCGAAAGATattctaaattgaaaacattgcAGCGTGTGGTTGCATTCATACGTCGTTTCATAAATAATTGCAAACGTACTAGCACAAAATTATCTGGCCCATTAACTGCCCAAGAATTGAAGGATTCCTTGCACACACTAATTAAGCTATCACAggcacaaacatacaaaaatgagCTCGacactttacaaaaaaacaaatacttaaacgCTAAAGTTCACATGTCGTCTCTAACGCCTTTCATCGACTCTCAGGGGATCCTGAGAGTCGGGGGGAGGCTGGATGCTTCATCCTATAATTATGACAAGAAGCATCCCATTATATTATCCTCTAAACACCCACTCACCAAACTTATCTTCGAACAGACACACGCACGTCTCTTACATGCACCGCCGCAGCTCCTTTTGACCTCTATTAGAGAGGAAATATGGCCGGTTGGGGGTAGAGCCCTGGCGCGACGCACGGCGCACAATTGTGTTATTTGCAAGCGCGCCGCTggtcaaactttaaaaaatataatgggcAACTTGCCAGCCCAACGTATAACAGCTGATTTTCCGTTTTCTGTATCAGCAGTTGATTTTGCAGGGCCGTATTTGATTACCGACCGACGGGGGCGTGgttgtaaaataactaaatgttacttgtgtttgtttgtctgtcttaaATACAAATGTGTACACTTGGAGGCCGTGAGCGAGCTGTCTAAGGATGCATTTATTCTATCTCTCAGGAGGTTTATCGCGAGGAGGGGCAAACCTCGCGAGCTGCTATGTGACAATGGGCGAAATTTCGTGGCAGCTGCCAAAGAGATAGATGAATTTGTAAGGCTCAATAAAGACTCTATGAAAGAGTTTGCAGCTGACGAAGGCATTAACTTTAAATTCTCACCGGCTTACGCTCCTAATTTTAATGGTCTGGCCGAGGCCGGCATTAAGCAggcaaaatttcatttaaaaagaaTTCTAGGAAACACTCATTTGACGTTCGAGGAGCTCGCCTCATTATTTAGTCAGATTGAAGctattttaaatagcagaccaCTTTGCCCTCTCTCCCCTAGTCCCAATGATTTTTCCCCGCTCACACCAGGGCACTTTCTGGTTGGCAGACCCCTGACGTCGCTGCCCTCGCCGCCGCTGCGCGACGAGAATCCTAACAGACTGAACCACTACCGAAGACTCGAGCAGCTGCGTCAACATTTTTGGGCCCGCTGGACCGCAGAATACATATCCGAGCTCCAGCACCGCTATAAATGGAGGACTCGACACACAGACCTGCAGCTTGACGAGCTGGTCCTCATAAAGGACGATGGATTACCACCACTACACTGGAGAATGGGTAGAGTCTCCAAGATCTACCCCGGCCCAGATGGCATCCCACGTGTGGCAGACATCACTACAGCTAGAGGCACCATACGGCGGGCACTCAACAGGATCTGCCCCCTGCCCTCTTCACAAGACTCTTGA